A window of Solea senegalensis isolate Sse05_10M linkage group LG20, IFAPA_SoseM_1, whole genome shotgun sequence contains these coding sequences:
- the smad10a gene encoding mothers against decapentaplegic homolog 4 isoform X2 — MWTDSELGHHNANEVSGHSLADQRNSSIMSVNPPSSNDACLSIVHSLMCHRQGGENEGFAKRAIESLVKKLKEKKDELDSLITAITTNGVHPSKCVTIQRTLDGRLQVAGRKGFPHVIYARLWRWPDLHKNELKHVKFCQYAFDLKYDNVCVNPYHYERVVSPGIVGLSLQNTAPGGLIKEEYIHDCIQMDLPPGMPLSDHQTAPPDHYGQPLPPPQMSSEPLGPPPVSRYTNLPVSPKVSCSGPMLPLQGGHGDGRLQTASPQAQVMTPAPRPPTPTQPPPQQQAAQQPPQPPHSQQPSLPTSHSHGQNGYNSNKHSQSQPVFHTVWTGNNTASYTPIGPQQNGRVLQQPPLHHPNHHWSQHHASTSFPPSVSNHPGPEFWCSISYFEMDVQVGEMFKVPSSCPVVTVDGYVDPSGGDRFCLGQLSNVHRTDASERARLHIGKGVQLECRGEGDVWMRCMSDHAVFVQSYYLDREAGRAPGDAVHKIYPGAYIKVFDLRQCHRQMQQQAATAQAAAAAQAAAVAGNIPGPGSVGGIAPAVSLSAAAGIGVDDLRRLCILRLSFVKGWGPDYPRQSIKHTPCWVEVHLHRALQLLDEVLHTMPLADPGPAN; from the exons ATGT GGACTGATTCAGAGCTGGGACATCACAATGCCAATGAAGTTTCTGGTCACTCATTGGCTGACCAACGTAATAGTAG CATCATGTCAGTGAATCCCCCGAGCAGCAATGATGCCTGCCTCAGCATCGTCCACAGCCTCATGTGCCACCGGCAGGGCGGAGAGAACGAGGGCTTCGCCAAGCGGGCCATCGAAAGCCTGGTGAAGAagctgaaggagaagaaggacgAGCTGGACTCACTCATCACTGCCATCACCACCAACGGTGTCCACCCCAGCAAGTGTGTCACCATTCAGAGGACACTAGATGGACGGTTGCAG gtGGCAGGGAGAAAAGGTTTCCCTCACGTCATTTATGCACGGCTGTGGCGCTGGCCTGACCTCCACAAGAATGAACTCAAGCACGTCAAGTTCTGCCAGTACGCCTTCGACCTGAAGTACGACAACGTGTGCGTCAACCCCTACCATTATGAAAGGGTGGTGTCCCCAGGCATCG TTGGTCTCAGCCTCCAGAACACAG CACCAGGCGGCCTCATCAAAGAGGAATACATCCATGACTGCATACAGATGGACCTTCCGCCGGGCATGCCGCTGTCAGACCATCAGACGGCTCCTCCTGACCACTACGGCCAGCCGCTGCCTCCCCCACAGATGTCCTCTGAGCCGCTTGGACCTCCACCTGTCAGCAGATACACTAACCTGCCCGTCTCACCCAAAG TGTCCTGCTCTGGCCCCATGCTGCCACTGCAGGGAGGTCACGGCGACGGACGTCTCCAAACGGCGTCTCCACAGGCTCAAGTCATGACGCCAGCACCCCGACCTCCGACTCCAACCCAGCCCCCGCCCCAGCAGCAGGCCGCACAGCAGCCGCCGCAGCCGCCGCACTCACAGCAGCCCTCTCTACCCACGTCTCACTCTCATGGACAGAATGGATACAACAGCAATAAACACTCTCAGAGTCAGCCTGTCTTCCACA CCGTATGGACAGGCAACAACACGGCCTCCTACACTCCCATAGGACCCCAGCAGAATGGACGTGTTCTCCAACAACCTCCTCTCCATCACCCCAACCACCACT GGTCACAGCATCACGCCTCAACCTCTTTCCCTCCTTCTGTGTCCAATCATCCAG GACCAGAGTTCTGGTGCTCCATCTCCTACTTTGAAATGGACGTTCAGGTGGGCGAGATGTTCAAGGTGCCCTCCAGCTGTCCTGTGGTGACCGTGGACGGTTACGTCGACCCGTCGGGGGGCGATCGCTTCTGCCTCGGCCAGCTGAGCAACGTCCACCGCACGGACGCCAGCGAGAGAGCCAG GTTACACATAGGCAAAGGCGTGCAGCTGGAGTGCCGTGGCGAGGGCGACGTGTGGATGCGCTGCATGAGCGACCACGCTGTGTTTGTACAGAGCTACTACCTCGACAGAGAGGCGGGCCGAGCGCCAGGCGATGCTGTGCACAAGATCTACCCCGGCGCTTATATCAAG GTGTTTGACCTGCGACAGTGCCACagacagatgcagcagcaggcagcgACGGCTCAGGCCGCAGCTGCTGCACAGGCAGCTGCTGTGGCAGGAAATATTCCCGGTCCAGGAAGCGTCGGCGGCATCGCGCCTGCAGTCA GTCTGTCTGCGGCGGCAGGGATCGGCGTGGACGACCTCAGGCGACTGTGTATCCTGCGACTCAGCTTCGTGAAGGGCTGGGGGCCCGACTACCCTCGGCAGAGCATCAAACACACCCCCTGCTGGGTGGAGGTCCACCTGCACCGCGCTCTGCAGCTTCTAGATGAGGTGTTGCACACTATGCCACTGGCAGACCCCGGGCCTGCCAACTGA
- the smad10a gene encoding mothers against decapentaplegic homolog 4 isoform X1, with the protein MWTDSELGHHNANEVSGHSLADQRNSSIMSVNPPSSNDACLSIVHSLMCHRQGGENEGFAKRAIESLVKKLKEKKDELDSLITAITTNGVHPSKCVTIQRTLDGRLQVAGRKGFPHVIYARLWRWPDLHKNELKHVKFCQYAFDLKYDNVCVNPYHYERVVSPGIVGLSLQNTAAPGGLIKEEYIHDCIQMDLPPGMPLSDHQTAPPDHYGQPLPPPQMSSEPLGPPPVSRYTNLPVSPKVSCSGPMLPLQGGHGDGRLQTASPQAQVMTPAPRPPTPTQPPPQQQAAQQPPQPPHSQQPSLPTSHSHGQNGYNSNKHSQSQPVFHTVWTGNNTASYTPIGPQQNGRVLQQPPLHHPNHHWSQHHASTSFPPSVSNHPGPEFWCSISYFEMDVQVGEMFKVPSSCPVVTVDGYVDPSGGDRFCLGQLSNVHRTDASERARLHIGKGVQLECRGEGDVWMRCMSDHAVFVQSYYLDREAGRAPGDAVHKIYPGAYIKVFDLRQCHRQMQQQAATAQAAAAAQAAAVAGNIPGPGSVGGIAPAVSLSAAAGIGVDDLRRLCILRLSFVKGWGPDYPRQSIKHTPCWVEVHLHRALQLLDEVLHTMPLADPGPAN; encoded by the exons ATGT GGACTGATTCAGAGCTGGGACATCACAATGCCAATGAAGTTTCTGGTCACTCATTGGCTGACCAACGTAATAGTAG CATCATGTCAGTGAATCCCCCGAGCAGCAATGATGCCTGCCTCAGCATCGTCCACAGCCTCATGTGCCACCGGCAGGGCGGAGAGAACGAGGGCTTCGCCAAGCGGGCCATCGAAAGCCTGGTGAAGAagctgaaggagaagaaggacgAGCTGGACTCACTCATCACTGCCATCACCACCAACGGTGTCCACCCCAGCAAGTGTGTCACCATTCAGAGGACACTAGATGGACGGTTGCAG gtGGCAGGGAGAAAAGGTTTCCCTCACGTCATTTATGCACGGCTGTGGCGCTGGCCTGACCTCCACAAGAATGAACTCAAGCACGTCAAGTTCTGCCAGTACGCCTTCGACCTGAAGTACGACAACGTGTGCGTCAACCCCTACCATTATGAAAGGGTGGTGTCCCCAGGCATCG TTGGTCTCAGCCTCCAGAACACAG CAGCACCAGGCGGCCTCATCAAAGAGGAATACATCCATGACTGCATACAGATGGACCTTCCGCCGGGCATGCCGCTGTCAGACCATCAGACGGCTCCTCCTGACCACTACGGCCAGCCGCTGCCTCCCCCACAGATGTCCTCTGAGCCGCTTGGACCTCCACCTGTCAGCAGATACACTAACCTGCCCGTCTCACCCAAAG TGTCCTGCTCTGGCCCCATGCTGCCACTGCAGGGAGGTCACGGCGACGGACGTCTCCAAACGGCGTCTCCACAGGCTCAAGTCATGACGCCAGCACCCCGACCTCCGACTCCAACCCAGCCCCCGCCCCAGCAGCAGGCCGCACAGCAGCCGCCGCAGCCGCCGCACTCACAGCAGCCCTCTCTACCCACGTCTCACTCTCATGGACAGAATGGATACAACAGCAATAAACACTCTCAGAGTCAGCCTGTCTTCCACA CCGTATGGACAGGCAACAACACGGCCTCCTACACTCCCATAGGACCCCAGCAGAATGGACGTGTTCTCCAACAACCTCCTCTCCATCACCCCAACCACCACT GGTCACAGCATCACGCCTCAACCTCTTTCCCTCCTTCTGTGTCCAATCATCCAG GACCAGAGTTCTGGTGCTCCATCTCCTACTTTGAAATGGACGTTCAGGTGGGCGAGATGTTCAAGGTGCCCTCCAGCTGTCCTGTGGTGACCGTGGACGGTTACGTCGACCCGTCGGGGGGCGATCGCTTCTGCCTCGGCCAGCTGAGCAACGTCCACCGCACGGACGCCAGCGAGAGAGCCAG GTTACACATAGGCAAAGGCGTGCAGCTGGAGTGCCGTGGCGAGGGCGACGTGTGGATGCGCTGCATGAGCGACCACGCTGTGTTTGTACAGAGCTACTACCTCGACAGAGAGGCGGGCCGAGCGCCAGGCGATGCTGTGCACAAGATCTACCCCGGCGCTTATATCAAG GTGTTTGACCTGCGACAGTGCCACagacagatgcagcagcaggcagcgACGGCTCAGGCCGCAGCTGCTGCACAGGCAGCTGCTGTGGCAGGAAATATTCCCGGTCCAGGAAGCGTCGGCGGCATCGCGCCTGCAGTCA GTCTGTCTGCGGCGGCAGGGATCGGCGTGGACGACCTCAGGCGACTGTGTATCCTGCGACTCAGCTTCGTGAAGGGCTGGGGGCCCGACTACCCTCGGCAGAGCATCAAACACACCCCCTGCTGGGTGGAGGTCCACCTGCACCGCGCTCTGCAGCTTCTAGATGAGGTGTTGCACACTATGCCACTGGCAGACCCCGGGCCTGCCAACTGA
- the snapin gene encoding SNARE-associated protein Snapin, with protein MAATAVVDASTGKDVIAEGLLDLLKPAIQQLDLHVHSVRESQVELREHIDNLATELCRINEHQKVALDLDPYVKKLLNARRRVVLVNNILQNAQERLRRLNHNVAKETARRKTMLEASGVFTTRSPSKP; from the exons ATGGCTGCAACTGCAGTAGTCGATGCTTCTACGGGCAAAGATGTTATTGCCGAGGGGCTGCTCGACCTTCTGAAACCCGCTATCCAGCAGCTTGACCTTCACGTACACTCAGTCAG AGAAAGCCAGGTGGAACTAAGAGAACATATAGACAACCTGGCGACAG AGTTATGCAGGATAAATGAACATCAGAAGGTGGCTCTCGACCTGGATCCTTACGTGAAGAAGCTGCTGAATGCAAGACGGAGGGTAGTGCTAGTGAACAACATACTGCAGAATGCTCAG GAGCGCCTGAGGCGACTCAACCATAATGTGGCCAAAGAGACGGCGCGAAGAAAGACCATGCTGGAGGCTTCAGGAGTGTTCACAACTCGCTCCCCCAGTAAACCATAA
- the chtopa gene encoding chromatin target of PRMT1a — protein sequence MNAASSQKVVLKSTTKVSLNERFTNMLKNKQPTAVSIRATMQQQHLASARNRRLAQQMENRPSVQAALNHKQSLKQRLGKSNIQARLGRPVGALMRGGPVGGRGAMRGMIRGNLRGRARGGLMRGALSLRGKRVPTGSPMRGRGSAGRLAMRRGGRQRGGVAGRGGALSRGSLRGVPRGRGGLRGRGGFTGRGGRGRGRGRGIGRPVVTREQLDNQLDAYMSKTKGHLDAELDAYMAQADPDSME from the exons ATGAATGCAGCCTCCTCTCAAAAGGTTGTCCTGAAAAGCACCACCAAAGTGTCCCTGAATGAACG CTTCACTAACATGCTGAAGAACAAGCAGCCCACTGCGGTAAGCATTCGAGCCACCATGCAACAGCAGCATTTGGCCAGTGCCCGCAATCGTCGGCTGGCCCAGCAGATGGAGAACAGGCCGTCAGTGCAAGCTGCTCTGAACCACAAGCAG AGTCTGAAGCAGCGTCTGGGGAAGAGCAACATCCAGGCCAGGCTGGGTCGCCCGGTCGGAGCTCTGATGCGTGGAGGACCCGTCGGTGGCAGAGGAGCGATGCGGGGGATGATCAGGGGAAACCTCAGAGGACGAGCTAGAGGAGGACTAATGAGGGGCGCCTTGTCCCTAAGAG GGAAGCGAGTCCCTACAGGTTCCCCCATGCGAGGCCGTGGCTCTGCTGGCCGCTTGGCTATGCGTAGAGGAGGAAGGCAACGTGGTGGAGTTGCTGGCAGAGGAGGGGCTCTATCCCGAGGATCGCTACGAGGAGTACCCAGGG GTCGGGGTGGACTGCGTGGGCGTGGTGGTTTCACCGGGCGAGGTGGTCGCGGCCGGGGTCGGGGCCGAGGTATCGGCCGGCCCGTTGTGACCCGTGAGCAATTGGACAACCAGCTGGATGCCTACATGTCAAAGACCAAAGGTCACTTGGATGCAGAACTGGATGCCTACATGGCTCAGGCAGACCCAGACAGTATGGAGTGA